In Paludibaculum fermentans, the genomic stretch TGTCTGCCCGCGCTGGATTCCGTCAGAAACCTCCTCGTCCGTGAAATCCGGACGCAGCACGGCATACTCCAGGCGCTGCGCCAGGTCTTCGTAGGTCTTGAACTCGACGGCGGTCTCGGTGGCAGGGTTCATAGAAATCTCCCGGTTCGACGACTCGGGCGAAGGCCGCCTACTTCTTGCGGGTTGAGCTGCGCGGAGTCGAACTCAGGCCAAGGTCCTTCAACTCGGCGCGAGCGCGCGTGGCCGCATCGGAATTCGGATTGGCCGTGATAATGGCGCGGAACTCCTTCTCGGCGTCGGAACGGCTGCCCAGGCGGAGGAGCGTGCGGCCCTTCATCAGGTGCGCATCATTCGTCTTGGCATTCTTTGTGTAGGCCACCAGTACCTTGTCGAAGGCCGGCAGGGCTTCATCAAACTTCTTCTGGTTGTAGAGGATCTCGCCGATGTGGAACTGCGCGCTGGAGGCGAAATCCGTGTCGCCGAACCAGGCCAGGTAGTCGTTGAACTCCTTCAACGCCAAGTCGTAATTGCCGCCTGTCTTGTCCCGGAAGGCATCCTGATAGAGGCTCTGGGCGGACACACCGGGCGGCGGGCCGGAGGAGGAAGGGGCAACGGCTCCACCCGCTGAGGGCGGCGGCGGCGGTGCCTGCATCGTCTTGATCGTATTCTCGAGATCCACCATCCG encodes the following:
- a CDS encoding tetratricopeptide repeat protein, whose product is MRITAIASVLVLALPFASFAQKKEIVELGRDLALLQEEVRTNAKSQSDRLSNIEATLKAIQDQLAGNSRALTVLDSGLKDRLEKQMNGPLSGVSGKVDSLANDFGYIRETVAEINTRIGKLDQRMVDLENTIKTMQAPPPPPSAGGAVAPSSSGPPPGVSAQSLYQDAFRDKTGGNYDLALKEFNDYLAWFGDTDFASSAQFHIGEILYNQKKFDEALPAFDKVLVAYTKNAKTNDAHLMKGRTLLRLGSRSDAEKEFRAIITANPNSDAATRARAELKDLGLSSTPRSSTRKK